A window of Ipomoea triloba cultivar NCNSP0323 chromosome 2, ASM357664v1 contains these coding sequences:
- the LOC116010425 gene encoding serine protease SPPA, chloroplastic yields the protein MSKLLFLPTSRLTSLHLRSFTFSLSRPPSAVHLSPIPLYSPLPKPFPVYTRRCFSVSAIDTKNDGVFPSAKEELKNDATAEVNGDGSARGSSGEDQYPSGEFVFEEYGAWKSLVVKLRLLFALPWQRVRKGSVLTMKLRGQVSDQLQSRFSSGLSLPQICENFIKAAYDPRISGVYLHIEPLSCGWGKVEEIRRHILDFRKSGKFIVGYAPACGEKEYYIGCACEELYAPPSAYFALYGLTVQASFLGGVLEKIGIEPLVQRIGKYKSAGDQLSRKNISEENREMLTALLDNIYGNWLDKVSLTKGKKRDDIENFINEGVYQVERLKEDGWITDIKYDDEVMSMLKERLGTPKDKKLPTVDYRKYSRVRRWTLGLAGYRDQIAVIRASGSISRVRGPFSVSSSGIIAEQFIEKIRSARESKRYKAVVLRIDSPGGDALASDLMWREIRLLAESKPVIASMADVAASGGYYMSMGAQAIVAENLTLTGSIGVVTGKFNLGNLYEKIGFNKELISRGRFAELTAADQRSFRPDEAELFEKSAQNAYKQFRDKAAFSRSMSVDKMEEVAQGRVWTGNDAASRGLVDAIGGISRAVAIAKQKANIPQERQVDVVEMSKPSPSLPEILSGVGSSLAGADRSLKELLNELASCDGIQARMDGIVFEKLEGAAAHGNPLLMLIKDCLSSL from the exons atgtcgAAGCTGCTTTTTCTTCCCACCTCCCGTCTGACGTCACTCCACCTCCGCTCcttcactttctctctctcccgACCCCCCTCCGCCGTCCACCTCTCTCCAATTCCGCTTTACAGTCCACTCCCCAAGCCTTTCCCTGTCTACACCCGCCGCTGCTTCTCCGTTTCCGCAATCGACACCAAAAACGACGGCGTATTTCCCTCCGCCAAAGAGGAGCTGAAGAATGATGCTACTGCTGAGGTTAACGGTGACGGGAGTGCTCGAGGCTCCTCCGGCGAGGACCAGTACCCGAGTGGAGAATTTGTGTTTGAGGAGTACGGCGCTTGGAAGAGTCTCGTTGTGAAGCTCAGATTGCTATTTGCGCTTCCGTGGCAGCGTGTGCGGAAAGGCAGCGTTTTGACTATGAAATTGCGCGGCCAG GTATCTGATCAGTTACAGAGCCGTTTTTCTTCAGGACTATCTTTGCCTCAAATTTGTGAGAACTTCATAAAGGCTGCATATGATCCCCGGATTTCTGGTGTCTACCTGCACATTGAACCACTGTCATGTGGCTGGGGCAAAGTTGAAGAAATTCGGAGGCATATCTTGGATTTTAGAAAATCAG GTAAATTTATCGTTGGCTATGCGCCTGCTTGTGGAGAAAAAGAGTATTATATTGGCTGCGCATGTGAAGAACTTTATGCTCCTCCAAGTGCTTATTTTGCTTTATATGGTCTCACTGTCCAAGCATCATTTCTGGGAG GTGTCCTTGAGAAAATAGGCATTGAGCCACTAGTGCAGAGGATTGGTAAATACAAGAGTGCTGGTGATCAACTTTCGCGCAAAAATATATCAGAGGAAAACCGTGAGATGCTGACTGCATTGCTTGATAACATCTATGGCAATTGGCTTGATAAAGTCTCTCTTACAAAag GAAAAAAAAGAGAtgatattgaaaattttattaacgAAGGAGTCTACCAAGTTGAGAGGCTAAAAGAAGATGGCTGGATAACGGATATCAAGTACGATGATGAG GTTATGTCTATGTTGAAAGAGCGTCTGGGAACTCCAAAGGATAAAAAGCTTCCTACAGTGGATTATAG GAAATACTCTCGAGTTAGGAGATGGACTCTGGGCCTCGCAGGTTATAGAGACCAGATTGCTGTAATTCGGGCCTCTGGAAGCATTAGTCGTGTACGTGGCCCATTCAGTGTGTCAAGTTCAGGGATTATAGCAGAGCAGTTCATTGAAAAGATTCGTAGTGCTAGAG AATCAAAAAGGTACAAGGCTGTTGTTCTCCGAATTGATAGCCCTGGAGGCGATGCTCTTGCATCTGATTT AATGTGGAGAGAGATCAGACTTTTGGCAGAGAGTAAACCCGTGATTGCATCAATGGCTGATGTGGCAGCTAGTGGTGGATATTATATGTCAATGGGTGCGCAGGCTATTGTGGCAGAAAACCTTACATTGACTGGTTCAATTGGAGTTGTGACAG GGAAGTTTAATCTTGGGAATTTATATGAAAAGATTGGCTTCAACAAGGAGTTAATATCAAGGGGTAGATTTGCTGAGCTTACTGCTGCTGACCAGCGATCATTCAG GCCTGATGAAGCAGAATTATTTGAGAAATCTGCACAGAACGCATACAAGCAATTCCGAGATAAGGCTGCATTTTCAAGATCAATGAGT GTAGACAAAATGGAAGAGGTTGCACAAGGGAGGGTTTGGACCGGCAATGATGCTGCTTCACGAGGCCTTGTTGACGCAATTGGTGGTATTTCTCGTGCTGTCGCAATAGCAAAACAAAAGGCCAACATACCACAGGAAAGACAG GTTGATGTTGTTGAGATGTCAAAGCCTTCCCCATCGTTGCCAgaaatattgagtggtgtaggGAGCAGTTTAGCTGGAGCTGACAGAAGTTTGAAAGAATTGTTAAATGAGTTGGCATCTTGTGATGGAATCCAAGCTCGAATGGACGGAATTGTGTTTGAGAAGTTGGAAGGAGCTGCTGCTCATGGAAACCCCTTACTGATGTTGATAAAAGATTGCCTCAGTTCCCTATAG
- the LOC116011386 gene encoding uncharacterized protein LOC116011386 has protein sequence MESSHVYGGSEECHSNESGWTMYIGSPTTDDYEEDNLNSNNVNGDSYEEEEENSDDSMASDASSGPSHWWVNGKIHSKNDKDSIVMMRGKNGNSDPKYNNPSSSLKMKKKKNGGGEKEEESSVDSPKGAQKAAAKSHKERRSCGFWKGKTGK, from the coding sequence ATGGAGTCTTCCCATGTCTACGGAGGGTCAGAAGAATGCCACAGCAATGAATCCGGTTGGACAATGTACATTGGGTCTCCCACCACCGATGACTACGAAGAAGACAACCTCAACAGCAACAACGTTAATGGAGATTcctatgaagaagaagaagaaaacagcGACGATTCCATGGCTTCTGATGCCTCGTCTGGGCCCAGTCACTGGTGGGTTAATGGAAAGATTCATTCCAAGAACGACAAAGATTCCATCGTGATGATGAGGGGCAAAAATGGAAATTCTGACCCAAAATACAACAACCCCTCGTCATCactgaagatgaagaagaagaagaatggagGAGGAGAAAAGGAAGAAGAGTCGTCTGTGGATAGCCCAAAAGGAGCCCAGAAAGCTGCTGCGAAATCCCACAAGGAGAGGAGAAGCTGCGGCTTTTGGAAGGGCAAAACAGGAAAGTGa